The Palaemon carinicauda isolate YSFRI2023 chromosome 9, ASM3689809v2, whole genome shotgun sequence sequence CATAAGCACATGCACCATATGCAACTGAACTGCCGTCTGAAAATATAACTAGCATTGGATCCCCTTTTGCATCTAGGGGTTTTACACATCTCACATATGACAAAAACTCCAACTCTCgcatatcaataaaaaatttactCCACTTCTCTCTCATTTCGTCAGACATGGGATCGTCCCAGTCACATCTATTGCCTTCCGAGCGACTAATTGTGATTAGCTCTCTCATTAAGACTTTTGCATTCAAAGTGAAGGGGATGATAAGTCCTAAAGGGTCATAAATCGTAGATACTTGACTAAGTACCATTCTCTTTGTTAAGTCTTTAGGTATTATCCGATTGGATGTATTTATGTCTATTCCATTTTCGAAAATTCTTTTCTTGGATCTATTAAAGTCCACCTTAAtcttgaagaagaatatatcttttcTAGGAATCCAGTGTAAACTAAGAACCTTTTCCTCACCAGGATATAACAATTTTAATTCCTTGTCTAAAGTTTCATTGTTAGACATAATCCAATGTTTGATTTTGAAACCACCCTCATTTAGCACCAAATTCATATTACCCATAAGCTTTTTAGCTTTATTTACATCTTCACAACTAAAAataatatcatctacatatgtatTCCTATCTATAATGTTCTTGATCTCCGGAAATTCATTCTCCTTAATTGAAGCAGTTTTCTTGAGAGCTGTTATAGCAATGACACCGCTAGGTCTGTCTCCAAAACCCACAGCTGTAAGTACATGGTGGTTTGGGGGTCTACTATAATCTGCATCTCGCCATACGAACCTGTGGGTGTGCTGCTCTAATTCTTTCAATCTTGCTGCATTATACATTTTGGATATATCCCCTATGACTGCAACATTGTCCTGACGGAATCTTAATAAAATCCCCACTAGGTCATTCAATAAATCGGGTCCTTTTGCCCAATAATCATTAAGTGTGTGGCCCTTGTAATCTGCTGAAGAATTGAACACTATTCTGACTGGGGTTGAGGttgaattttcttttaatacttcATGATGGTGAATATAGTGTATAGGACCATCATATTCCCTCATTTCCTTCCAAGATAATTTTCTTGCAACGCCTCTACTCAACATGTCTTTTATTTGATCATTATACAGTTGTGTATATTTATAACCTATCTTAGTTAATCGCTTCTCTGTTGATTTCATTCATGCAATAGCTACCGCCACATTATCAGGCAATTCATTAGTGTCCCTAATCCAGGGATATTTAACAGTCCAATATTTTTCCTCACAGTTATATTCTAAGCCCTTTGAAATCATGTCTAACTCCTTTTCTTCTTTAATTGTATAACTTTTATCACCTAATGTACATGATCCACATTTGCATGCTCCACATTTCGGTATACAGTATGTGCCCAAGCTTTCAATGTTGAAAAATTTATCTAAATCCatccttaaaaaatcattattgttaacattaatttcCTCTACTTCAACCACACTAGAAATTTGATTAACTTTGACATTGAAACTATTGTTCGAAGATTCAAACTTAATCGATGGATGGGAGCCTCTTATGCAATATCCGAACATGTTTTGCATCAATTGTAAATTCCCAACAGACTGTTTGACTTGTGGCATAAGTGTACACCAATCGGATCCTACTAACAACTCTATTTCACCAAATGGGCGTTCCACATCAGAAAGACGGATATCATCAAACAAAAGAACGATATTTGTCAGGTCTACCTTACATGCCTCAGATGTTATCTCTTCTATGCCGTAAGCCGTGATATACCAGTGTTTACCTTCAAGATCAGTCACTTTGATTACATATTCTTTACTCTTTATAAGTTCTACCTTTCTTCCTACCTTAGTGATAGTTAATTCAATGTCTCTACCATCCAAACCTAGTTTATAAGCAGTAGCAAATGTTATTAGTGTTATATCACTTCCAGGGTCCAACAACGTATTCAAAGGTGTGCCATTGCTGTATAATTTACTAATCATTAGCAGTGCTTTGTCTCTTACTAAATATTTGGATTTGACGGAAAGAGTAGTACTGTACATCAGACCCTCTGAAAATCCTCCATGAAGTAATGGATGATGATATTTTCCACATCTTTGACCTTCCGTTATTACATTACAAGTATTCTTGAGACGGCAAAAATTTTATATATGACCAGCTTTCAGACATTTGAAACATGCTCGCCTTTTCCTTACAGTTTCAAACTTCTCAAAATTACCTAGATTGCCAAATACTGAACACCTTCCCGTGTTATGAGTGCCTTTTTCGTGTAATAAGCACTTCCCAGTTTGCAAAGTATCATTATCCTTACACAAATTAGTGACTATTTGAGTTAGCTGATCTACAC is a genomic window containing:
- the LOC137646525 gene encoding uncharacterized protein, whose protein sequence is MLSRGVARKLSWKEMREYDGPIHYIHHHEVLKENSTSTPVRIVFNSSADYKGHTLNDYWAKGPDLLNDLVGILLRFRQDNVAVIGDISKMYNAARLKELEQHTHRFVWRDADYSRPPNHHVLTAVGFGDRPSGVIAITALKKTASIKENEFPEIKNIIDRNTYVDDIIFSCEDVNKAKKLMGNMNLVLNEGGFKIKHWIMSNNETLDKELKLLYPGEEKVLSLHWIPRKDIFFFKIKVDFNRSKKRIFENGIDINTSNRIIPKDLTKRMVLSQVSTIYDPLGLIIPFTLNAKVLMRELITISRSEGNRCDWDDPMSDEMREKWSKFFIDMRELEFLSYVRCVKPLDAKGDPMLVIFSDGSSVAYGACAYVRWGLEGDSYVSQLILAKNRIAPTKKLTIPRLELCGAVLSCRLRDIIVKQSDWKFKSIIHIVDSSIVRAQIQKESYGFITFVANRVAEIQSRTDPTEWWWVNSKNNPADFTTRPCPPNVLHKRLPSID